From Alkalinema sp. FACHB-956:
CAAAATATTGATGCACATCAACGGAATCAACTTTTCGGGGAAGTGGTATGGCCCGTAGTTATTGGAGCAATTGGTAATCAGCGTCGGCATCCCATAGGTGTGGAAATAAGCACGGGCAAGGTGGTCGCTGCCTGCTTTGGAGGCCGAATAGGGACTATTGGGTGCGTAGGGTGTGGTTTCACAAAAGGCGGGATCTTCTGGGGCAAGGCTACCGTACACTTCATCAGTGGAAACATGCAAAAAGCGATAGCGATCGCGCCCCACTTGGGCTACATCGGTTTGCCAGTGGTGCCGAAATGCTTCTAATAACGTAAACGTCCCCACCACATTGGTTTGGATAAAGCTGCCTGGGTTGAGGATCGATCGATCGACGTGGGATTCCGCTGCAAAATGGGCCACGGTATCGATCGCTTCTTCCTGCAACAGGTTTTGTACCAATACTGCATCGCAGATATTACCCTGAACAAAGCGAAACTGCGGTTGATTTTGTAAAGCAGCTAGATTATTGAGATTCCCCGCATAGGTTAATGCATCCAGTACCACCACGCGATCGTTGGGATATCGCTTACACCAATGATGCACAAAATTAGAGCCAATAAAGCCTGCCCCTCCAGTGATCAAAATCCGGCGATCGCGATGGGAAGAAGATTGAGAAGCAAGGGGTTCCTTTGACATAGCAGACTCCAGGTCACAGACTCCAGTAACAGACTTCAAGTAACAGGCTTTATTACAAGTAACAGGCTTCAAGTAACAGGCTTCAAGTAACAGGCTTTATTACAAGTAACAGGCTTCAAGTAACAGGCCCTAGGACTATACCAACTCCACATGGGAATCATCGCCAATCATAAAACGCAGCGCTTTGGGACGGGATGGCGCTTCCGTTAGCTTGGCTCGCTGCCCAATCACACTATCCACAATCCGTTGATGAATGCCCTCCACCTTAGCGCCTTGAAGTAACATACTATGTTCCAAGTCTACCTCCCGTAGGATGACGTTATCGGCAATGCTACTGTAAGGGCCAATAAAACTATTTTCGATATGGCAATTTGCACCAATGGCAACGGGGCCGCGAATGGTGGAGTTAATAATACGGGTACCTTCGCCGATCTGCACTCGACCTAGGACTTGGCTACGATCGTCTACGATCCCGTTCACGACCTTTGTTAAGCGGGTATCTAAGAGAATCCGATTGGCTTCCAGCAAATCATCTTTTTTTCCAGTATCCAACCACCAGCCTTGGAGTTGCCGCGCTTCGATCGATCGCTGGTGGTCAATCAGGTCTTGGATGGCATCGGTAATTTCCAATTCACCCCGAGCCGAGGGTTGAATCCGCGCGATCGCCTCATGCACGGCTGCGCTGAAGAAATAGATGCCCACCAGTGCCAAGTTAGAAGGTGGGTTTTTCGGCTTTTCCACTAATTTCAGGACGCGCCCTGCACCATCGACCTGCGCCACCCCAAAAGCTGTGGGATCACTAACTGCCCGCAGCAAAATTAAGGCATCTAAGCTACGTTCCTTGAATACATTGGCAAAGTCATGGAGCGGATCGGGAATCAGGTTATCCCCCAAATACATAACAAAGGCTGAATCACCGAGGAAAGGCTGAGCGGTTTTCACTGCGTGGGCCAGTCCTGCTGCTTGCTCCTGGAGAATGTAGGTGATATTGGCCCCAAAACGATCGCCGTTGCCCGTTTTTGTCCGCACTTCCTCGCCGGTTTCGGGGCTGATGATAATGCCAATGTCCGTAATGCCTGCAGCCACGATCGCTTCGATGCCGTACCAAAGCACAGGTTTGTTAGCAACGGGAACCAGTTGTTTTGCCCCCGTATAGGTGAGCGGACGCAGACGAGTGCCTTTACCACCGGATAAAATTAGGGCTTTCATAGGGTCTCCAAAATGGGATAACAAATCGGTTTAGGCGTCAGATGAGGAATCAGAAGATGCGGTCGGGGCTGCAATCATCAAGGAATACTGCTGGAGCATCGATCGCAGGGCCTGTCGCCAGTGACGAGGGGGACATCCTAGAATGGGCCACAATGGGCGGTGATCGAGCACCGAATAGGCAGGACGACGGGCAGACGTGGGGAAATCCGCAGTAGTAATAGGTAGAATACGCTTGGTCAGAACCGGCAAGCCTAGGGCCTCAGCCTCTTCCAGAATCGCTACGGTAAAGTCATACCAACTGGCGACCCCGCTATTGGTGAAATGGAAAGTCCCTTGAACTACAGGTCGATCGTATTCAGGTGCGCCAGTTCTGTTTTCTGCGCTAGGGCTAGCTCTGTCCCGATCCCAGGTAATCAATTGACCTAAGGTCTGGGCAATATCTGTGGCCCAAGTGGGGCTGCCAATCTGATCGGCCACAATACGCAACTCTTCTTGGGTTGAACCAAGGCGTAGCATCGTTTTAACAAAGTTAGTTTTACCATGAACCCCGTAGACCCAAGCGGTGCGCAGGATCACATGACGATCGCCCACTTGCCGAATTCCCATTTCGCCAGCTAGTTTCGATTGACCATATACGCTCAACGGCTGTGTCGAATCCTCCACGCGATAGGGGCGATAACTATATCCATCAAATACATAGTCGGTGGAGAGATGTAGGAGCAATGCATTGAGTGCTTGGGCTTCTTGTGCAATTACTGTTGGCGCGATCGCGTTAATTTGGTTGGCTAATTCCGGCTCACTTTCTGCTCGATCGACCGCTGTGTAGGCTGCAGCGTTGACAATATAGTGGGGTTGCCATTGACGAATACTTTGCCGAATCTGCTCGACTTGGGTGAGATCGAGAGTCTGGCGATCGAGGGAAATCATTTCCCCGAGGTTAGGCAATATTGCTTGTAGTTCCTGTCCGACTTGTCCTGCTGCGCCGATCAACAGAATTCGGGTCATGTATCCACCTCTTCTGCGTAGACGTCTGCGGATTGAAAGGACTGACCTGCTTGATCTTTAGCAGATAAGATCGGATCTCCAGAAAAAGGCCACTCGATCCCAATCTCCGGATCATTCCACAGAAGGCTGCGCTCATGCTGTGGTGCATAGTAATCTGTTGCTTTGTAGAGCACTTCGGCCACTTCAGACAGCACCACAAAGCCATGGGCAAACCCAGGGGGTACCCAGAGTTGGCGGTAATTGTTTGCACTTAAATGACAACCGACCCACTGGCCAAAGGTAGCTGACAATTTTCGCAAGTCCACCGCCACATCATAAATTTCCCCCACTACAGCCCGAACTAATTTACCTTGGGGTTGTTGAATTTGGTAATGCAATCCTCGTAGGACGTGTTTTCCTGATCGCGAGTGGTTATCCTGTACAAACCGGGTCTGAATCCCGGTTGCTTCATGGAAGACTCGTTCGTTATAGCTTTCTAAAAAAAAGCCGCGATCGTCACCAAAGACTTTAGGTTCTAGAATCAGAACCTCAGGAATCATTGTCGGAATCACCTGCATAAAGTATTCACACTAAAAAAAAGACCCAGAAAGTAGGAAAACACATAAGTCAAGTGCAAGAAGCAAGTTCAATCGGCAAGTGCATCTGACTTTCCCATTGTTAGGAAGGTGTCTAACCCAACGCCTCTAACGCAATCAGACTACAATTTTTTTTTACTCAATTGTTCAAATCTAAGTTTTTAAATTCAATTTTTTACACTCTTTGGCATCCAAATGATTTGATAGATAAAATCTTGGACATTATTTTGATTGGCAATCATCCTGTCTAGTTTGATTTATGCAAATCATCTATCGTATGACATAAGTTAATGGGCTTTATTGAAAATTTGTAGATCCCCTAGATTGACTGACGCTTTCATGCCTGGGGCTTGCAATTGCGATCGTGGGCAGAATCATATTTTGGCTAAGGCATGTCTTGCAACAATCATGTCTTAGCCAAGTTATGTCTTAGCCAAGCCATGTCTTAGTCAAGTCATGTCTTAGCTAAGTCATGCTGACGATCGGCCAAAACCCATGGGCGGTCAGCCAATCTTGGAAAAAGAATTCCCACGATCGTCCGTCTCCCGTTGGCCGTCATCCACCCATAGATTCCCCCTAAAATTGCCCCTTCACACAATTGCGCAAGGACATTGGGCATTATGCTGGTTGTCAGTCCATCTGCGACCAGCGCCCCTAGCATCCATCCCACACTACTCCAGATAATCCACCAGCGCAGCTGTCGCAAGAATTTCCAGGAACGTCGGACGGAGATGATTTGAGTCATCGCTAGAATGGCACCCATGAATGCGCCGGCGATTGCATCTGCACTATAACGACTCATTCCCCAAACGACAGCTAGCGGAAGATAGGGAAATCCAGCAAGATTGATTGCACCATATATCCAATGGCAGAGAAGTAACGAAATTCCACTAGCCAGTAGCCAGCCGAAGGCGGTCCCTAGCATCCAACGTAGCCAAGCACTTACTCTAAAACGACTGGGAGGCTGGCTAAGCGAGGGCAATCGATCTCGCTTACCTCCTTGAGATAGCGCCCAGCCTTGCATCCCCCCTAGGCAGAGTCCTGTGATAGTTGTTCCCCCTAGCCAACCCAATAACCAAAACCAACTCGTTCCTCCCAAATCTCCGATCGTGCGATGGAACATCTGCCCTAAGGGTAAACCCATCGCCAAGGCCATCATGCAGGCTACACTCCATGGGAGTAATTGGGGCGATCGTGACTGTATCTGTTGATTCATACTTGAGGCACTCCGAAGAACATATAGAGCATTTCCGGGAAATATCTGGGAAATATCTGGAGAATCTTGGAAAAATACCAGAGGAATTAAGAGAAAACACAGGGAACGCATAAGTGGCAACACTGTGGAAGCTGTTGCAGCAAGCAATCATCGCTCTAGGACTCTTTGTAGGCATGGGCAGGCAAGTTGATTGATGTTGCCTGGGGCTGAGTCTGGGGATCAAACACAACAGTGGCTAAGGGATCACCCAGAACAATATCGCGCCACCCGATAAACCGAATCGATCGGTAAAACGCTGTGGCCAAATTTGCACCGGAAAAATACGCCTGAAACAACACTGTGGGGGAGCCGATCCCTTGGCGTTCCGGTTCATCGACGTAGCCCCGTGCGCCCGTCAGGCCCTGGGAGTCCCGCAGCAAATCGCCAATCAACGACTGTCCAGTTCGGGTCGGAAAAAATGTACGTCCGCTGCTGGACACTAACGTATCCGCGATCGCCCCCGATCGAAACTTGAGACTCTGGTAGTTCTGGCGATCGAAGGATTCATCATTAGTCCCCCAGGAGGCGTAG
This genomic window contains:
- the rfbC gene encoding dTDP-4-dehydrorhamnose 3,5-epimerase yields the protein MQVIPTMIPEVLILEPKVFGDDRGFFLESYNERVFHEATGIQTRFVQDNHSRSGKHVLRGLHYQIQQPQGKLVRAVVGEIYDVAVDLRKLSATFGQWVGCHLSANNYRQLWVPPGFAHGFVVLSEVAEVLYKATDYYAPQHERSLLWNDPEIGIEWPFSGDPILSAKDQAGQSFQSADVYAEEVDT
- a CDS encoding glucose-1-phosphate thymidylyltransferase, with the translated sequence MKALILSGGKGTRLRPLTYTGAKQLVPVANKPVLWYGIEAIVAAGITDIGIIISPETGEEVRTKTGNGDRFGANITYILQEQAAGLAHAVKTAQPFLGDSAFVMYLGDNLIPDPLHDFANVFKERSLDALILLRAVSDPTAFGVAQVDGAGRVLKLVEKPKNPPSNLALVGIYFFSAAVHEAIARIQPSARGELEITDAIQDLIDHQRSIEARQLQGWWLDTGKKDDLLEANRILLDTRLTKVVNGIVDDRSQVLGRVQIGEGTRIINSTIRGPVAIGANCHIENSFIGPYSSIADNVILREVDLEHSMLLQGAKVEGIHQRIVDSVIGQRAKLTEAPSRPKALRFMIGDDSHVELV
- the rfbB gene encoding dTDP-glucose 4,6-dehydratase, which produces MSKEPLASQSSSHRDRRILITGGAGFIGSNFVHHWCKRYPNDRVVVLDALTYAGNLNNLAALQNQPQFRFVQGNICDAVLVQNLLQEEAIDTVAHFAAESHVDRSILNPGSFIQTNVVGTFTLLEAFRHHWQTDVAQVGRDRYRFLHVSTDEVYGSLAPEDPAFCETTPYAPNSPYSASKAGSDHLARAYFHTYGMPTLITNCSNNYGPYHFPEKLIPLMCINILLGKPLPVYGDGQNVRDWLYVGDHCSALDRVIHAGQPGETYNIGGNNEVKNIELVRLICQVMDERGPDLPVSPAENLITFVQDRPGHDRRYAINASKIQRELGWMPQVTVEQGLRHTIEWYLHNRDWWQPLLSEDYQRYYQQVYAAPEGLSQEYVVQR
- the rfbD gene encoding dTDP-4-dehydrorhamnose reductase, with amino-acid sequence MTRILLIGAAGQVGQELQAILPNLGEMISLDRQTLDLTQVEQIRQSIRQWQPHYIVNAAAYTAVDRAESEPELANQINAIAPTVIAQEAQALNALLLHLSTDYVFDGYSYRPYRVEDSTQPLSVYGQSKLAGEMGIRQVGDRHVILRTAWVYGVHGKTNFVKTMLRLGSTQEELRIVADQIGSPTWATDIAQTLGQLITWDRDRASPSAENRTGAPEYDRPVVQGTFHFTNSGVASWYDFTVAILEEAEALGLPVLTKRILPITTADFPTSARRPAYSVLDHRPLWPILGCPPRHWRQALRSMLQQYSLMIAAPTASSDSSSDA